A genomic window from Anaerobranca gottschalkii DSM 13577 includes:
- a CDS encoding glutamine--tRNA ligase/YqeY domain fusion protein, producing MAEENNVVKDPLAYNFLHLEVERDIKDGTYSREICTRFPPEPNGYLHLGSAYAINISYTIAKKFGGTFNLRFDDTNPLKEKEEYAQAIIDDMYWLKFIPDRILYGSDYFEKTYEYAVQLIKKGKAYVCDLTPEEIREYRGTLTEPGKESPYRNRSVEENLDLFERMKNGEFPAGSKVLRAKIDMASPNINMRDPVMYRIIHAEHYRQGSKWCIYPMYDYAHPLQDAIEGVTHSLCSIEFKDHRPLYEWFLKELEIPEPPKQREFGRFNLTGVVTSKRYLKELVYGNYVDGWDDPRLPTIKGLRRRGYTPESIHSFLGEIGISKDQSTVDISMLDHCLREDLKEKVNTVMAVFDPLKVVITNYPEGEEELLEIENNSLNPQLGSRMVPFGREIYIEREDFMEEPVKGFKRLSPGVEVRLKGAYFIKCNEVIKNKQGEIVELHCTYDPQTKSGSGFNERKPKGTIHWVPVKNCIYADVHLYDRLLLDDDLLKDETKTWEEKINPQSFIKLTNCVIEPTIKDASIGDKFQFIRQGYFCVDSKYTTKEKLVFNRIVPLKDSWKKK from the coding sequence ATGGCTGAAGAAAATAATGTGGTTAAAGATCCCTTAGCTTATAACTTTCTCCATTTAGAAGTTGAAAGGGATATAAAAGATGGTACATACAGTAGAGAAATATGTACCCGTTTTCCACCGGAGCCTAATGGATATTTACATTTAGGTAGTGCTTATGCCATCAATATTAGCTATACAATTGCTAAAAAGTTTGGTGGTACCTTTAATCTTAGATTTGACGATACTAACCCTTTAAAAGAAAAGGAAGAGTATGCCCAAGCGATTATTGATGATATGTATTGGCTAAAGTTTATACCAGATAGAATTTTATATGGATCCGACTACTTTGAAAAGACTTATGAATATGCAGTTCAATTGATTAAAAAGGGAAAGGCCTATGTCTGTGATCTAACCCCTGAAGAAATAAGGGAATATCGGGGTACACTAACGGAACCGGGGAAAGAAAGCCCATATAGAAACCGTAGTGTAGAGGAAAATTTAGACTTATTTGAAAGGATGAAGAACGGAGAATTCCCTGCTGGTTCTAAAGTTTTAAGGGCAAAGATTGATATGGCTTCACCAAATATCAATATGAGGGATCCTGTTATGTACAGAATCATTCATGCTGAACATTATCGCCAGGGAAGCAAATGGTGTATTTACCCAATGTACGATTATGCCCATCCTCTGCAAGATGCTATTGAAGGGGTAACCCATTCCCTATGCTCCATAGAGTTTAAAGACCACCGCCCTTTATATGAATGGTTCCTTAAAGAGCTAGAAATCCCTGAACCACCAAAACAAAGGGAGTTTGGTAGATTTAATTTAACCGGTGTAGTAACAAGTAAACGATATTTAAAAGAATTAGTTTATGGTAATTATGTAGATGGCTGGGATGATCCACGATTACCGACAATCAAAGGATTGAGAAGAAGGGGATATACCCCAGAGAGTATTCACAGCTTTTTAGGGGAAATTGGAATTTCTAAAGATCAAAGTACAGTAGATATATCTATGTTAGACCATTGCTTAAGGGAAGATCTCAAAGAAAAGGTTAATACAGTAATGGCAGTATTTGATCCTTTAAAAGTAGTCATCACTAATTACCCTGAAGGGGAAGAAGAACTTTTAGAAATTGAAAATAACAGTCTAAATCCCCAATTAGGATCAAGAATGGTGCCTTTTGGTAGAGAAATTTACATTGAGCGGGAAGATTTTATGGAAGAACCGGTAAAGGGATTTAAGCGGTTATCCCCCGGTGTAGAAGTTCGTTTAAAGGGAGCATATTTTATTAAATGCAACGAAGTAATAAAAAATAAACAGGGTGAAATTGTAGAACTCCATTGTACTTATGATCCCCAAACAAAGAGTGGTAGTGGCTTTAATGAAAGAAAACCAAAAGGAACAATCCACTGGGTTCCTGTTAAAAACTGTATATATGCAGATGTCCATCTATATGATCGCTTGCTTTTAGATGACGATTTACTTAAAGATGAAACTAAAACATGGGAAGAAAAAATTAACCCCCAATCCTTCATCAAATTAACTAACTGTGTAATTGAGCCTACTATTAAAGATGCTAGTATTGGAGATAAGTTTCAATTTATCAGACAAGGATATTTCTGTGTAGATAGTAAATATACCACTAAAGAAAAGCTGGTCTTTAACAGAATCGTTCCCTTAAAAGATTCTTGGAAAAAGAAGTAA
- a CDS encoding DEAD/DEAH box helicase, whose amino-acid sequence MKKDKENWQILERLKPFIKEAWENHKFSKPTPIQLESIPHILEGKDVIAHSPTGTGKTLAYIIPLLEKIDPKNKTVQGLILAPSHELVMQIYGVITEWSQGSEIKAIPLIGGANINKQIEKLKEKPQIVIGSVGRVIELMNLKKLKLHGIKTIVLDEFDALMAKEHINKIKTIVDATLRDRQILCFSATLPREVEELALSLTKNPQLIQIKKEESGSNTQHFYIEVEGRKKVDILSKILKNEKMKVLCFVNNHHKLLELEAKLTFKGHTFKVLSSNTGKRERVDAIQSFKKGKILILLATEVSARGLDIPGITHVINFDLPYDEKGYIHRSGRCGRMGAKGTVISLVTKNESLQLKRICRKIKGISLKEKVLSFGKLVDSQ is encoded by the coding sequence ATGAAAAAGGATAAAGAAAATTGGCAGATATTAGAAAGATTAAAACCCTTTATTAAAGAGGCTTGGGAGAATCATAAATTTTCTAAACCAACTCCAATACAATTAGAAAGCATACCCCATATTTTAGAAGGAAAGGATGTAATAGCCCATTCTCCTACCGGTACTGGAAAAACTTTGGCCTACATAATTCCTTTGTTAGAAAAAATAGATCCTAAGAATAAAACAGTTCAAGGGTTAATTTTAGCACCTTCCCACGAACTAGTGATGCAAATTTATGGAGTAATAACAGAATGGTCCCAAGGCTCTGAAATAAAAGCTATTCCATTAATTGGAGGAGCCAACATAAATAAGCAAATAGAAAAGCTTAAAGAAAAACCTCAAATAGTTATCGGTTCAGTAGGCCGGGTAATAGAGTTGATGAACCTGAAAAAGTTGAAATTACATGGAATAAAAACTATTGTACTAGATGAATTTGATGCACTGATGGCAAAAGAACATATAAATAAAATTAAAACTATTGTCGATGCCACATTGCGTGATAGGCAAATCTTATGCTTTTCCGCAACTTTGCCAAGGGAAGTAGAGGAACTTGCGTTAAGCTTAACTAAAAATCCTCAACTGATTCAAATCAAAAAAGAAGAAAGTGGTAGTAATACCCAACATTTTTATATCGAAGTAGAAGGAAGAAAAAAGGTAGATATCTTATCTAAAATATTGAAGAATGAAAAAATGAAAGTTCTATGTTTTGTCAACAACCATCATAAACTTTTAGAACTAGAAGCAAAATTGACCTTTAAGGGCCATACATTCAAAGTTCTATCAAGTAATACAGGGAAAAGGGAAAGGGTTGATGCTATCCAAAGTTTTAAAAAGGGAAAAATTTTAATATTATTGGCTACAGAAGTTTCTGCTAGAGGACTAGATATTCCTGGGATAACCCATGTGATAAACTTCGATTTACCTTACGATGAAAAAGGATATATCCATAGAAGTGGAAGATGTGGGAGAATGGGTGCTAAAGGGACAGTTATCTCTTTAGTAACAAAAAATGAAAGCCTTCAGTTAAAGAGAATTTGCCGTAAAATAAAAGGAATATCATTAAAAGAAAAAGTGCTATCCTTTGGTAAACTGGTAGATTCCCAATAA
- a CDS encoding RsmB/NOP family class I SAM-dependent RNA methyltransferase, with the protein MELPKPFLTKMEELLKGEFPSFLDSYNQPKNSGLRANSLKISSQELSEKLPYLKDQIPWCSDGFYYDDEKYRPAKHPYYYAGLYYIQEPSAMLPAELLDVQPYDKVLDLCAAPGGKSLQLAAKLNNTGLLVVNDINERRSKILLKNIERYGVKNILVLNESPQNIAQYFQSFFDKILVDAPCSGEGMFRKDPQMIKVWSEEEVNKYVHWQREILSWIPKLIKPGGTVVYSTCTFSPEENEFQVNNFLKSYPQFSLEKSQRIWPHLAKGEGHFVSVLKDTRDISPASSQDKNSYTLDKQSLDALKDFSMDIWKDPSFIFSLLPDNGFLVERKGHILWENKDLPSLKGLKVLRSGFLLGTIQKGRFKPSQALAMAINKDQCQKGVQIVHLNSNNEKDLNLAIRYLKGETISLEGIKWPKGWHLISIDHYPLGWAKSSDLWLKNEYPPGWKYEEGEMKNG; encoded by the coding sequence ATGGAGCTACCAAAACCCTTTTTAACGAAAATGGAAGAATTATTAAAGGGAGAGTTTCCTAGTTTCCTAGACAGCTATAATCAACCAAAAAACTCAGGTCTTAGAGCAAATTCATTGAAAATCAGCTCCCAAGAACTATCAGAAAAACTACCATACCTTAAAGATCAAATACCTTGGTGTAGTGATGGTTTTTATTACGATGATGAGAAATACAGACCTGCTAAACATCCATATTACTATGCCGGCCTCTACTATATTCAAGAACCTAGTGCTATGTTACCGGCAGAGTTGTTGGATGTCCAGCCCTATGATAAAGTATTAGACCTTTGTGCAGCTCCTGGAGGAAAATCTTTACAATTAGCTGCCAAGTTAAATAATACTGGCCTTCTAGTAGTTAATGATATCAATGAACGGCGAAGTAAAATTTTATTAAAAAACATAGAACGATATGGAGTAAAAAATATTCTAGTTCTAAATGAAAGTCCTCAAAATATTGCCCAATATTTCCAAAGCTTTTTTGATAAAATACTAGTTGATGCCCCTTGTTCCGGTGAAGGAATGTTTAGAAAAGATCCCCAAATGATCAAGGTTTGGAGTGAAGAAGAAGTTAATAAATATGTCCATTGGCAAAGGGAGATTTTGAGTTGGATACCTAAACTAATTAAACCTGGTGGAACGGTGGTGTATTCTACTTGCACTTTTTCCCCAGAGGAAAATGAGTTTCAAGTAAATAATTTTCTCAAATCTTATCCCCAATTCTCATTGGAAAAAAGTCAAAGGATTTGGCCCCATCTAGCTAAAGGAGAAGGGCATTTTGTCTCTGTTTTAAAGGATACCAGAGATATTTCACCAGCAAGTTCACAAGATAAAAATAGTTATACCTTAGATAAACAATCATTGGACGCCCTTAAAGATTTTAGTATGGATATTTGGAAAGATCCTTCCTTTATATTTTCTCTTCTACCTGATAATGGGTTTTTAGTAGAGAGAAAAGGACATATTCTTTGGGAAAATAAAGATTTGCCGTCTTTGAAAGGCTTAAAGGTTTTAAGATCTGGCTTTCTTTTAGGTACTATCCAAAAAGGCCGTTTTAAACCTAGTCAAGCTCTAGCAATGGCTATAAACAAAGATCAATGTCAAAAAGGGGTCCAGATAGTACACTTAAATTCTAATAATGAAAAGGACCTAAACTTAGCTATCCGATACTTAAAAGGTGAGACAATTTCCCTTGAAGGAATTAAGTGGCCTAAAGGTTGGCATCTAATTTCTATAGATCATTATCCACTAGGTTGGGCTAAAAGTTCAGACCTATGGTTGAAAAATGAGTATCCCCCTGGTTGGAAATATGAAGAAGGAGAAATGAAGAATGGGTAA
- a CDS encoding NADH:flavin oxidoreductase has protein sequence MATVISKPILINGKEIKNRILMPPLVCFNWADDDGFQTVDRQRHYGLRAEGGTGLIIIEAAAVSKEGRLATSQLGIWKDEHIPQFAKIAQKCHQEGTKVILQIVHAGMKSVGDKVLVPSPIEENNTKDNSTQYIPMTLEDIEKVKEDFINGAIRAKKAGLDGVEIHGAHSYLLNQFTSPLINKRDDLYGGSMENRFRLPLEIVSAIRIACGQDFIIGYRFGVNDPTFVEDKYLAQELEKAGVDILNVSNGIGIKNLDVPKDFPFSFITYMGVEIRKAVNIPVACVFGIRVPKEAEYLLENDLIDMVAVGRALLADPNWTNKAIKGEDVNLCYHCKPRCKYSVDGHTCPWFKTLNF, from the coding sequence ATGGCAACTGTTATTAGTAAACCTATCCTCATCAACGGTAAAGAGATAAAAAATAGGATTTTAATGCCACCCCTTGTCTGTTTTAACTGGGCCGATGATGATGGTTTCCAAACCGTTGACCGTCAACGACACTATGGTCTAAGGGCTGAAGGAGGTACAGGACTAATAATTATTGAAGCTGCTGCCGTTTCTAAAGAAGGGCGATTAGCCACTAGTCAATTGGGAATTTGGAAAGATGAACACATACCTCAATTCGCTAAGATAGCCCAAAAGTGTCATCAAGAAGGAACTAAAGTAATTCTTCAAATTGTTCACGCTGGTATGAAATCAGTAGGTGATAAAGTTTTAGTTCCTTCTCCTATTGAAGAAAATAATACTAAAGATAATTCTACCCAATACATACCTATGACTTTAGAGGATATAGAGAAGGTAAAAGAGGACTTTATAAACGGGGCAATCCGTGCTAAAAAAGCTGGCCTTGACGGTGTCGAGATTCATGGTGCCCACAGCTATCTCCTCAATCAATTTACTTCACCATTAATAAATAAAAGGGATGACCTCTACGGCGGTAGCATGGAAAATAGATTTAGGTTACCTTTAGAAATTGTCAGTGCTATACGAATAGCTTGTGGACAAGACTTCATAATTGGTTATCGCTTTGGAGTAAATGACCCTACTTTTGTTGAAGATAAATATTTAGCTCAGGAATTAGAAAAAGCAGGTGTAGATATTTTAAATGTCTCTAATGGTATTGGTATCAAAAATTTAGATGTACCAAAGGATTTCCCCTTTTCTTTTATCACTTATATGGGTGTAGAAATCAGGAAAGCTGTTAATATTCCAGTAGCTTGTGTATTTGGTATAAGGGTGCCAAAGGAAGCAGAATATCTTTTAGAAAATGACTTAATTGATATGGTTGCAGTAGGACGAGCTTTATTAGCTGATCCTAACTGGACAAATAAAGCTATAAAAGGTGAAGATGTAAATTTATGTTATCATTGTAAACCTAGATGTAAATATAGCGTAGATGGTCATACTTGCCCTTGGTTTAAAACACTAAATTTTTAG
- a CDS encoding tetratricopeptide repeat protein — translation MEKSYMLNNYKIIGNQFREKNQLDKALKYYLKGYNLYGGENDPELLLELGLLFGEIGDLAQSEKILKRLTEIDPQNPSGYYSLAITLEEIGEIHRAIESYKKAIELDPKYYHAHFFLANIYDELGDKEKAIIHYKKTIEIEENYFWAYVNLGSIYEELGDYQQALELTEKALKIDGTNYKALFNLGVIHKKLGNIEKAKEYYLRSIEENPYYPYSYFNLAHIYGEGGDYLTGIKLLSEGIKKNKDIAVLYYNRSCYYALIGKKENALRDLITATRLDEKLISYMKKDKELDSIRDMKAYKLLFEE, via the coding sequence ATGGAAAAAAGTTATATGTTAAATAATTATAAGATTATAGGTAATCAATTTAGGGAGAAAAATCAATTAGATAAAGCTTTAAAATACTATTTGAAAGGGTATAATCTCTATGGTGGTGAAAATGATCCTGAATTATTGCTAGAATTAGGGTTGTTATTTGGGGAAATAGGTGATCTGGCTCAAAGTGAAAAAATTTTAAAACGGTTAACAGAAATAGATCCTCAAAATCCCAGTGGTTACTATAGTTTAGCCATTACATTAGAAGAAATAGGTGAAATACATAGAGCCATTGAAAGTTATAAAAAGGCAATTGAATTAGATCCTAAGTATTATCATGCCCATTTTTTTCTGGCTAACATTTATGATGAATTAGGTGATAAAGAAAAAGCAATAATCCATTATAAAAAAACTATTGAGATAGAAGAAAATTACTTTTGGGCTTATGTAAATTTAGGTTCAATTTATGAAGAACTGGGGGATTATCAACAAGCATTGGAATTGACAGAAAAAGCACTTAAAATAGATGGAACCAATTATAAAGCTCTATTTAATTTAGGTGTAATTCACAAAAAATTAGGAAATATAGAAAAGGCAAAGGAATATTACTTAAGAAGTATTGAAGAAAACCCCTATTATCCTTATTCCTATTTTAACTTAGCCCATATTTACGGGGAAGGAGGGGATTATTTAACAGGTATTAAATTATTGTCAGAAGGGATAAAGAAGAATAAAGATATAGCGGTCCTTTACTATAATCGGAGTTGTTATTACGCTTTAATAGGTAAAAAAGAAAATGCTTTACGGGATTTAATTACAGCGACTCGACTTGATGAAAAGTTAATATCATACATGAAAAAAGATAAAGAGCTTGATAGTATTAGGGATATGAAAGCTTATAAACTACTTTTTGAAGAATAG
- a CDS encoding pseudouridine synthase gives MGKKMRLDKVLANMGFGSRKDIKKLVKAGKVSINGELANDPSAYVDPYCDEIILSGKPVIYKEFIYIMMNKPPGVLSATEDDRDPVVVDLLKEEDKAFKPFPVGRLDKDTEGLLLLTNDGKLAHKLTSPKKKVPKIYYADVLGEVTQRDVEIFSKGVTLDDGYRTMPGQLEIIKSGEISQIQLTIYEGKFHQVKRMFQAVGKRVIYLKRIAMGDLKLDENLKLGQYRHLTEEELALLTK, from the coding sequence ATGGGTAAAAAGATGCGATTAGATAAAGTATTAGCTAATATGGGCTTTGGTTCGAGAAAAGATATAAAAAAGTTAGTTAAAGCTGGTAAAGTCTCTATAAATGGAGAATTGGCTAATGATCCCTCAGCTTACGTTGATCCCTATTGTGATGAAATTATTTTGAGTGGTAAACCTGTTATTTATAAAGAATTCATTTATATTATGATGAATAAACCACCGGGTGTATTATCGGCTACTGAAGATGATCGAGATCCAGTGGTAGTAGACCTTTTAAAAGAAGAAGATAAAGCCTTTAAACCTTTTCCAGTTGGTAGGTTAGATAAAGATACTGAGGGTCTTCTCCTCTTAACTAATGATGGGAAACTAGCCCATAAACTCACTTCCCCTAAAAAAAAGGTACCTAAAATTTACTATGCCGATGTTTTAGGTGAAGTAACTCAAAGGGATGTTGAAATCTTTAGCAAAGGTGTTACTTTAGATGATGGTTATCGCACAATGCCTGGCCAGTTAGAAATAATTAAATCAGGGGAAATTTCCCAAATCCAATTAACCATTTATGAGGGCAAGTTTCACCAGGTAAAAAGGATGTTTCAGGCAGTAGGTAAAAGGGTAATTTATCTTAAACGTATTGCCATGGGTGATTTAAAGTTAGATGAAAATTTGAAATTAGGTCAATATCGACATTTAACAGAAGAAGAACTAGCTTTGCTAACTAAGTAA